A portion of the Leptospira licerasiae serovar Varillal str. VAR 010 genome contains these proteins:
- a CDS encoding ribonuclease HII, whose amino-acid sequence MPLANFEPEELKFFPDHLPCGIDEAGRGPYAGPLSVGMVSFTPEVLEKIYSGQILKGLNDSKKLTESKRESLFQEIQETAHKVAHAFLSHTYIDRYGINRAVLEGILKCYRKASEAPIESTGKKLLLLIDGNYNFSKYKESEEVKRQSYYYKKGDSRIASIAAASIIAKVKRDRFMKAIASKFPGYGFEAHKGYGSAGHEEAIRNLGLARIHRRSFTKKFHAADSSSQSD is encoded by the coding sequence ATGCCTCTCGCAAATTTCGAACCGGAAGAATTGAAATTTTTTCCAGATCATCTTCCATGCGGTATAGATGAAGCAGGAAGAGGACCGTATGCAGGTCCTTTATCCGTAGGAATGGTTTCCTTTACACCTGAAGTTCTGGAAAAGATCTACTCGGGCCAAATCTTAAAAGGATTGAATGACTCCAAAAAACTCACTGAATCAAAACGTGAATCTTTGTTTCAAGAAATTCAGGAAACTGCCCACAAAGTTGCACACGCATTCTTATCCCATACCTATATAGATCGTTACGGGATCAACAGAGCGGTTTTAGAGGGTATCCTGAAATGTTATAGAAAGGCCTCCGAAGCTCCGATAGAAAGTACTGGAAAAAAACTTCTGCTCTTAATCGACGGAAACTATAATTTTTCCAAATACAAGGAATCGGAAGAGGTAAAACGCCAGTCTTATTATTATAAAAAAGGAGATTCCAGGATCGCGAGTATTGCGGCTGCATCTATTATCGCAAAAGTAAAACGGGATCGTTTTATGAAGGCAATCGCCTCTAAGTTTCCCGGTTATGGATTCGAGGCTCATAAAGGATACGGTAGCGCAGGACATGAAGAAGCAATCCGGAATCTGGGACTAGCAAGAATCCACAGAAGATCCTTCACAAAAAAATTCCATGCTGCCGATTCCTCCTCCCAATCCGATTGA
- the rplS gene encoding 50S ribosomal protein L19, protein MKELLKGGLPTEANRTLNFNVGDTVKVHYKIQESGKERVQVYEGVVISISNGGNGKSFTVRRISYDVGVERVFPLYSPRIAKIELVRKGKVRRSKLFFLRERSGKSARIRELKGGKILVAEDRKRQTAEEAKAAASSAETAAAE, encoded by the coding sequence ATGAAAGAACTTTTAAAAGGCGGACTTCCTACAGAAGCGAATCGTACCCTGAACTTCAACGTAGGGGATACTGTTAAGGTCCATTATAAAATCCAAGAATCCGGCAAGGAAAGGGTCCAGGTATACGAAGGAGTTGTGATCTCCATCTCCAACGGCGGAAACGGAAAATCTTTCACCGTTCGTAGAATTTCCTACGATGTGGGTGTAGAAAGAGTATTCCCTCTATATTCTCCTCGTATCGCTAAAATTGAACTAGTACGTAAAGGTAAGGTTCGTCGTTCTAAACTATTCTTCTTAAGAGAACGTTCCGGAAAATCTGCTCGTATTCGCGAGTTGAAAGGTGGAAAGATCTTAGTAGCAGAAGACAGAAAACGCCAAACTGCAGAAGAAGCAAAAGCTGCCGCTTCCTCCGCAGAAACTGCTGCTGCAGAATAA
- the trmD gene encoding tRNA (guanosine(37)-N1)-methyltransferase TrmD: MKFNFITLFPSKVQAYFAEGLQEKAIQKGVFSVNIVHLRDFSNNKHLKVDDTPYGGGPGMLLKVEPIDLALKSLGEDKGLVILTTPSGIPFDQNVAEKLSKIQKPITLISGYYEGVDHRVTEHLVDIELSLGNYVISAGDLASLCIADAVSRLLPGFLGDRESLEEESHNERDVLEYPQYTKPSEYNGWKVPEILLGGNHAAIESWRNANRKKVDPDITRNL; this comes from the coding sequence ATGAAATTTAATTTTATTACCTTATTCCCCTCCAAGGTCCAGGCATACTTTGCGGAAGGGCTACAAGAGAAGGCAATCCAAAAGGGAGTATTCTCCGTAAACATCGTACATCTGCGGGACTTCTCTAATAATAAACATCTAAAGGTAGACGACACACCTTATGGCGGTGGTCCAGGAATGCTTTTAAAAGTAGAGCCAATAGACCTCGCATTAAAGTCCTTGGGAGAAGATAAAGGGCTCGTAATTCTTACTACACCTTCCGGAATTCCATTCGATCAGAATGTTGCGGAGAAACTTTCCAAGATCCAAAAGCCGATCACTCTTATATCAGGATATTATGAAGGAGTGGATCATAGGGTAACAGAGCATCTTGTTGACATAGAACTGTCCCTTGGAAATTATGTAATTTCAGCCGGAGATTTGGCTAGCCTCTGTATTGCGGATGCTGTGTCCAGGCTTTTGCCCGGCTTTTTAGGCGACCGAGAGAGCCTGGAAGAAGAATCTCATAACGAAAGGGATGTTTTAGAATATCCACAATATACGAAACCTTCCGAATACAATGGTTGGAAGGTTCCCGAAATTCTCTTGGGCGGAAACCACGCGGCGATAGAATCTTGGCGCAATGCCAATCGAAAGAAAGTCGACCCTGATATTACGAGGAATTTATGA
- the rimM gene encoding ribosome maturation factor RimM (Essential for efficient processing of 16S rRNA), with product MTETRILTGHLGKPFGLKGFVRLVAEDSSVPELKFPIHATLEFSSREPVSVKILRSTIQSGKILLQLEGINSPEEASSLTGGKLYIDRSYFPKSKNEEYYLFELKGLKAISEDGKELGWELVDILENPAHSILVFQTQDSEILVPYVEKHVGKVILEEGKIVLKSPEDWNEI from the coding sequence TTGACTGAGACTCGTATCCTAACCGGACATTTAGGAAAACCCTTCGGACTGAAGGGTTTTGTCCGATTGGTTGCAGAGGATAGTTCTGTTCCGGAACTCAAATTTCCCATCCATGCCACACTAGAATTTTCCTCTAGAGAACCTGTATCTGTCAAAATCCTAAGATCGACCATTCAATCAGGAAAAATACTTTTACAGTTAGAAGGGATCAATTCTCCCGAAGAAGCTTCTTCCTTAACAGGCGGAAAACTTTATATCGATCGTTCTTATTTTCCCAAATCCAAAAACGAAGAATATTATCTATTCGAATTAAAAGGTCTGAAAGCGATTTCTGAAGACGGAAAAGAGCTTGGCTGGGAATTGGTGGACATTTTAGAAAATCCGGCACATTCTATACTTGTTTTTCAAACCCAAGATTCGGAGATCTTAGTTCCATACGTAGAAAAACATGTAGGAAAGGTAATCTTAGAAGAAGGTAAGATCGTTTTAAAAAGTCCTGAGGACTGGAATGAAATTTAA
- a CDS encoding KH domain-containing protein, whose protein sequence is MEELIRYIVTSLVDHPEEISVKEIEGDEQTVLELRVSPKDVGKVIGKNGRIAKSLRAILTAASIKAGKNFSLEIID, encoded by the coding sequence ATGGAAGAGCTGATCCGCTATATCGTTACTTCTCTAGTAGATCATCCGGAGGAGATTTCCGTAAAAGAAATCGAGGGCGACGAACAAACCGTCCTAGAACTCCGGGTTTCCCCGAAGGACGTGGGGAAAGTGATCGGCAAGAATGGTAGGATCGCAAAGTCCTTAAGAGCGATCTTAACCGCAGCTTCCATCAAAGCCGGAAAAAATTTCTCCTTAGAAATTATTGACTGA
- the rpsP gene encoding 30S ribosomal protein S16 has protein sequence MVKIRLQRTGAKNNPHYRVVAADSRSPRDGKFIDILGHYHPAEVKSGTVLDKDKILGWLSKGAQPTGTVLNLIKHEGIWAEYKQSLKK, from the coding sequence TTGGTTAAGATCAGACTACAAAGAACCGGAGCCAAAAACAACCCTCACTACCGGGTAGTGGCTGCAGACAGCCGTTCCCCTAGAGATGGTAAATTTATCGATATCCTTGGACACTATCACCCAGCAGAAGTGAAAAGTGGAACTGTCCTGGATAAAGACAAAATTTTAGGCTGGCTCAGCAAAGGTGCGCAACCTACCGGAACCGTTCTGAACCTCATTAAACACGAGGGAATTTGGGCGGAATACAAACAATCCCTGAAGAAGTAA
- the rpe gene encoding ribulose-phosphate 3-epimerase, translating to MKISASILATQLTALANTVPNFKKEGIDLVHMDVMDGNFVPQISFGEAVNKEIKAMTQIPLDVHLMVEKPENHVPKYYELNPYCITFHAETTRFPIRLAQEIKKNGTKVGVSLNPGTPVSALETLLPYIDLVLIMTVEPGFYGQKFVDGGMDKIRKVKSLISNYPIELEVDGGVNDTNIKELAQAGVDICVVGAGLFKSGDPSENGIRLKGLAK from the coding sequence TTGAAAATCTCCGCTTCTATTTTAGCCACCCAACTTACTGCGCTCGCAAATACAGTTCCTAACTTCAAAAAAGAAGGAATAGATCTAGTCCATATGGACGTGATGGACGGAAACTTTGTACCTCAGATCAGCTTCGGAGAAGCGGTCAATAAAGAGATAAAGGCCATGACTCAGATCCCTTTGGACGTTCACCTAATGGTGGAGAAGCCTGAAAATCATGTTCCTAAATATTATGAGCTGAATCCTTACTGCATTACTTTCCATGCAGAAACCACTCGTTTTCCGATTCGCTTAGCTCAGGAAATCAAAAAGAACGGAACCAAAGTGGGAGTCTCGCTGAACCCAGGAACTCCAGTCTCTGCGTTAGAGACACTTCTACCTTATATCGATCTAGTACTCATAATGACAGTAGAACCTGGATTCTACGGACAAAAATTCGTGGATGGGGGAATGGACAAGATCCGCAAGGTCAAGTCTTTGATCTCCAATTACCCGATCGAGCTGGAAGTAGATGGGGGAGTCAATGATACAAATATCAAAGAACTCGCCCAGGCCGGTGTAGATATTTGTGTGGTGGGGGCGGGTTTATTCAAATCCGGAGACCCAAGCGAGAATGGCATTCGTTTAAAAGGCCTCGCAAAGTAA
- a CDS encoding PASTA domain-containing protein — MTKEELRSKYLPIGGYFFFIAFGLVVFFIAAFLVVFVRTKSSTMVVMPDVVGKPYNEVHNELMRLQLKVRLESKRYPDKTDGIIIYQSIRPGREVEAGSKVSLTVNIGLDRIDMPNLKGQSLVSAKNSMEKVLSGETYVSLTLGGITYVEVKEGEQPDTVVDQIPEAGKNITAGEKVFLLVTKPSTKKKEGEPQAGLDFKPGDSFAFAQRALVRAKISSKAEVVLTKFRPDNGKIESVQKVGNEYKFKVFYFEPEDRVESGYESFVYEAPENGTYSLVVKDQNDKTKQMEISAPTTYQEGEKIQTVFYRTGDVTLVLLDDKGSKVKSKDYENEF; from the coding sequence GTGACCAAGGAAGAACTCCGCTCTAAATATCTCCCTATCGGGGGTTACTTTTTTTTCATCGCATTCGGCTTAGTAGTATTTTTCATAGCCGCATTCTTAGTTGTATTCGTTCGTACTAAAAGTTCCACTATGGTAGTCATGCCTGATGTGGTAGGCAAACCGTACAACGAAGTCCATAACGAATTAATGCGACTCCAATTGAAAGTCAGATTGGAGTCCAAACGTTATCCGGACAAAACGGACGGAATTATTATCTACCAATCCATTCGCCCCGGAAGAGAAGTGGAAGCAGGTTCCAAAGTTTCTCTTACAGTCAATATCGGTTTAGACAGGATCGACATGCCCAACTTAAAGGGGCAAAGTTTAGTTTCGGCTAAAAACTCCATGGAAAAAGTACTCTCCGGAGAGACTTACGTTTCTCTAACTCTTGGGGGGATCACTTATGTAGAAGTGAAAGAAGGGGAGCAACCTGATACAGTAGTGGATCAAATTCCGGAAGCAGGTAAAAATATCACTGCCGGCGAAAAAGTATTCTTACTTGTTACAAAACCTTCTACCAAGAAAAAAGAAGGAGAACCACAGGCGGGTTTAGATTTTAAACCTGGTGATTCTTTCGCATTCGCACAAAGAGCGCTTGTAAGAGCCAAAATTTCCTCCAAGGCAGAAGTGGTTCTCACAAAATTTCGTCCCGATAACGGAAAGATTGAATCCGTCCAAAAAGTGGGAAACGAATATAAGTTTAAGGTATTTTATTTCGAGCCGGAAGACCGAGTAGAAAGCGGATACGAAAGTTTCGTCTACGAGGCTCCTGAAAACGGAACCTATTCCCTAGTTGTAAAAGACCAAAACGACAAAACCAAACAAATGGAAATCAGCGCTCCCACAACCTACCAAGAGGGAGAAAAAATCCAGACTGTCTTTTACAGAACAGGAGACGTGACCCTGGTTCTTTTGGACGATAAAGGTTCAAAAGTAAAATCCAAAGACTACGAGAACGAATTTTGA